One Sporosarcina sp. FSL W8-0480 genomic window, CGGCTTTTTGGAATAAAGGAATTGGAACGCAACTTGTCGAAATGATTGTTACCTATTTATTGAATGAAGTTAAAGCGGACCGTATTATTATGGATCCACAAACTTGGAACGAGCGGGCGATTCGCTGCTATGAGAAGTGTGGCTTCAGTAAAGTAAAGCTTTTACCTAAGCATGAATGGCATGAAGGAGAATACCGTGATTGCTGGTTGATTGAGTATGTTAGGAAGTGACATTGTGCATCCGAGAAACCGGGGATCTGCTGTAATTATTCAAGAAGATAATGTTGCGCTCATTCAGAGGAACCGTGATGGAAAAGAATATTATGTTTTTCCGGGCGGTGGAATTGAGGACGGGGAAAGCCCTGAGGAGGCAACTGTCCGTGAAGCATTTGAAGAGTTAGGTGTAGAAATAGAAATTAAGTCGACTATTGGAACTGTTATCTTCAATGGGACGCAGTATTTTTTTCTTGCAACGATTGTCGGTGGGACATTTGGGACGGGGAAAGGTGAAGAATATGAGGTGCACAGCAATAGAGGGACTTATAAGCCAATGTGGATACCAATAGACAAACTTGAAATATTAGATGTTCGCCCAATGGAGATCGTAAAGAAGTTGATTAATTAAAGACTAAAGGCTTTGGGAAATGAGGGATAGAAGATGAAAGGGATATATGTCGATTGGGGTGGGCATAAACTGATGCTCACGTGGATGAGGGATTTGATGCCTGAACGAGAATTGATCACAAGTGTTCATGCATTTTGTTTTCACGAAGGACAGTTGCTCATGGTTAATTTAAATGATCGTGGTTGGGACTTTCCTGGAGGCCATATCGAGGCGGGGGAAACGGTGGAATCATGTGTACGCCGAGAAGTTATGGAAGAGGCTTACGTGACGGGTGATTGCACGCTTTTAGGAGCCATTGAAGTAAATCATGAGGAAAATCCATTATGGAATCTATCCAGCCCCTATCCAAAAGTGGGCTATCAAGTGTTTTACCGGATGGATATTAAGGAGTTCATGCCGTTTGATGCGGGGTACGAGTCGTCGGAACGGATTTTAATTCCGCCGACAGAGGTTGGCGATTATTATAAAGGCTGGCATGAAACGTATGAAGTAATCATGGATGCGTCATTGAGTGTGGGTGAGAAACTGGAGAAATTTACTGGGGGACGATGACTATGAAAGTTAAAGGATTTGGTGGGGTTTTTTGGAGAACCGAGGATGTTGCTGCATTGGGAAAATGGTATAAAGATACTCTTGGTTTATCGATGGAAGAGTGGAATGGTACGATTTTCAAGCCAGACGTTGACAATGAAACAATATTTTCTTTGTTTAAAGAGGATAATGATTATTTTCCAAAGAATCAATCCGTAATGTTAAATTTTCAAGTGGAAAATATCGAAGCTTGGTTGGAGCATTTTGAGAAAATCGGAATACCGCTTTTAAAACAACCTGAGAAAAGCGAGTTCGGGACATTTGTTTGGATTGCTGATCCGGATGGAAGATGGATTGAACTTTGGGAGAAATAATTGTGAATGATCATACGAGTTGAATGAATTTGTTGTCACAATTTCGTCGGTCGACAGACGGTGATTTTGCCATTAACCTAAAGGTAACAGATGTGAAGTTTCCGTGAGGAGGTTGCCGTGGTGAGGCGAATATTGATACCGATACTGCTTGTTGCCGCTGTGTTAATGACGGGTTGTGCGTATGAATATATGGAAGAGGACGGCTATCGGATGGCGGTCATCAATGAAGGGTTTCCAGTTCCGAAAAATGCCTATGAGGTGAAACCGGAAGATTGCACGACTGAAATTGCGAAGTCGGCGAAGTACAAGTTGAAGGGTATCGGAGACGAAGAGGGTACCCCGCCTGCAGACTATTTGGATGAAATAGAAAGATGGGGTTGGACGGAGCTCGAAGACAAACGGGTCGGCCATGTTCATTACTTTGAGAAAAAGGGTAAAATCATGTCGCTTATCATACAGAAAAATGTTTTTGATGTATTTGAGATGAGTGACGATGTTGAGTTGTGATGAAAAATGGCTATACAGGATCTATGAGAAACGCCTCCTGGTGAATATTACCGGGAGGCTTTATTAACAAGTTTACTCAAACAATGCAACTTCCGGATCCTTTCCGACACAATGCACAAGCATCGCAAGAAGCTGCCCTCGGTGATGATAGATGTGAGAAGAGATTTCTAACAACCACTCAAACCGCGTATAGGAAACGCCCCAGTAAGAAGTCATCTTTTGCACTAACTCATCCTCTGTGTATTCGAGATAACGGTTTTCCAATAATGCAAAATTGGACAACAGAGCCTCTTTCATATCAGCTATGGATTGAAGGGAATTGGACGTATAAAAGGTTCTCATCTCATCCGCTGTTGCTTCATCTGATATAAGTTGGTCTGCTTTACAAATCAACGAAATATGAGCTAACAGCTGTCTAATGGAAAACTTATTATCTGTAGGTTTCATATCTAAATCAGTCGAATCCAACTTGTCCATTATTTCAATTGTCGACTTTACAGCAATATGGATTTGATTTAACGTATTTCTTACATAATAATTATTCATTTACCTACCTCACTCAAATGCTTTCAATACCCTCAAATTATCAAGTGTTAGTACGCCGCTCCACTCCTGCTTTGCGGTTTCCCAAACGTCTTCGAATCGTCCCCATTCCCAAGCCGGTTTCCAGCTGCCATCTTTCGCTTGGGTATTCAGGAGATGCTGAATGTTTGCTGGGATAATTTCTTTGAACTCATCATACAAGAAAGACTCAGAAGATGGTACGACCTGAAGAGGGAGTAGGCAGTAGCCATGCCATTTTTCTGAGTCAGTCGTTACGCTTTTTTGTGCCGTCTCGCGAACTTTTACTGAAATCTTCTCAGCTTCTTCAGAAGGTAATTCCCTCATCAATCTCACCAAGCATTGCAACTCGTGGAAATCGCCAGTTTCTAATTGGTTGATGTAGGAAACCGCGTAGGCAGTTAGTTTTTCCAAAAAGTCCTCTAAAACAAGTCCTTTATAATGGTGCAATAAACCAGTCATTTCAGCACTCGGGTTTCCCCATGGCCAATCCCCGCCGTAATTCCACCAGATAGCACGTGGTGCCGTTTCCACTTCCTTCGGGACAATTTCCCATCCCATCTTTTCTTCGTTAAACGTATTCAATACATGTTGAATTGCTTTTTGCACCATCGGTTCCGATTCATCAGCCCCGATACGGATCAGATGCTGTAGCCCAATTGTCGTCGCCAATGCTGAAGATGCCTCGCACCTGAAATCAGGCTCCAATCCATTACCGAATCCGCCATCTTCATTTTGATAAACCTTCAATTCTTCCAATACCCGCTCGCGGCTGCCATTTTCAAATTCGAATTCGTAAAGAGCTTTTTCCAAAGGACGGGCTTTTGTTTTTAGAAATGTTATGGCGTGTTGGTATTGGTCATCTAATAGTCGTTCCAACTGAATCCCTGCTTTCAAATTAGTCTTATGGACGTATTCGTGATTGGAAATAGGGAATCCTTCAAGGAATAGTTAAAAAATTGGAGATGATATAGTTGAAGCTGCTAAGAGATATCATTATCTTTTTAATTTTTGGGGCTCTAATTGGCGTACAACAAATCGTTAATTCAAATGCGTTGGAACCTGAGATCGTAGATTACAAAACAATTCCTTTTGACGTTGAAGACGGATGGGTATGCATTCCGGAAGGTGAACACAAACTTACTGTTGGGGTACAAGCGAAAAACACGAAGAAAATGTATTTTTACCTGACACCAACGGGGACAAATACCGCCTCACAGAAGGTTTTAATCGGGGAGAGCGAAGGAAGGAAAGGCATTTTCACAGTTAACCATATATTTAAGGAGAATGAGAGCATTCTGTATCATTTTTCAGTGGACTATGAAAACCAAAAGCATAAGGAAACCGATTTTTTGTTCAATATTGTAAGATGCGATTGAATATTGACGCATAAACTTGACGAAAGAAGCATAAATCCTCTCAAACATGCATAAATAATTTTTTTGCGTATTTGGGAGGATTTATGCGTGAATCTCAGTGTTTATGCGCATTTTGTGGCTTTTATGCATGATTGTGAACAAAAAAAGTGAAAATAGAATGGGACTGCATGAAGTGGCTTATGCAGTCCCGTTTTTTTAATCAAAACTCATATTCCGCAAGTACTGATACAATCGCGTCTTCAATTGGCGAAACTGGCCCGCTAATATAATTATTAATTAATATAGAAAAAATCAGTTCTGTACCGTCTTTTGCGGTTACGAAGCCTGAAAGTGTGGAGACACCGGTTATTGTACCGGTTTTCGCTTTGACGTTTCCGGCAGTCAGTCCACCACCCATTCGGTTGCGGAGTGTGCCTCCGACCATCCGTTCGGGATTTCCCGCAATTGGAAGCGAAGCCTCAAATGCGGAGAACCAACTTTTCGATTGTATATTACCTAACAATGTCGTAAGCTCATCGGCAGAAATGAGGTTCTTATGCGACATGCCCGAACCATCGCGTAGCATGATAGTGTCGGTATTGACACCGAATTCCTTCAGTTTCTCCTTCATGACCGCAAGACCCGCGTCCCAGCTGCCTTCGCCGCGCTGAACTTTCCCCATCTCCTTCACCAATGTTTCCCCGTGTCCATTGTTGCTCAGTTTCATGAATGGAATGAAAAGCTCTTCAAGTGGCATTGATTTTCTTGATGTAAGAATGGTTGCATTGCTTGGCGTGAACCCGGGTTTTACTCCATCTATAAACTGGATGCCTTCCGCCTCGAGCGATTGTTTAAAAACATCCAATACGTACATTGTAGGTTCCCAAACAGCTACCCAAGAACGAGACACTGTTCCACCAAGCGGTATATTTCCTTCAATGAAAATTCGATTTGTTCCATGCTCACGTTCAATCGTTATACTTTTCGATTGGCCTTTTGAAACTGTTTTTGCCTTGTTGACGATTTCAACATGGCTATTATTCGGGATGAGTGTCACTTTTGGTGGACTGCCGTTCTTTTCGTTTGGATGCACATCGACGATTACTGTTCCCGCATCATAATCTTCATTTGGTGAAAGTGTCAAAGCAGAAACTTGGGCACCAACATAGTTATGTTCATCTGACCAGTTCAAGTCCTGAGAATAGCGGACATCGTCATACCAGCTATCATCGGCAATTAGACTGCCATTGATATTATTTATTCCTTTCGCCTTCAAATCTCTGGCGAACTGGTCCAAATCCTTTTTCATTAGAGTAGGGTCACCTTTTCCCCTAAGGTAAAGATTTCCGTTCAGTACTGCCCCTTTTACTTGTCCATCTGTCAGCACTTCTGTCGTGAATTGATAGCCTGGACCCAAAATATCCATAGCTGTCCCGCCAGTCAGTAATTTCATATTGGACGCGGGGCGCAGGCGGATGTCCCCGAAATGTGAGTATAGAACTTCTCCGCCAACCGCTTTACGGATACTTACGCCGGCAATCGCTCCCTCGAGTTTCGGGTCCTGCAGGATGGCTTCTATCTTCTGACCAAGATCTTCATTTTTGGTTGATTTATCTTCGTTCATTTTTGGTTTTTCAATGGATGCAACGTAAATGATTTCATTGGATGCAGCGATAGGTTGAATTGGTGTTTGAGGAGTGACAGGGAATATTGCAAGTAATGCAATTGATAGTGCAAGGAATGACTTTTTAAGTACAGGGATCTGTTTCATATTTGCTTACATCCTTTCATCCATTTGCTTGATTGTACTTCATATTATTTAGAATGGACAGAGTAAAATACAGACAATTTCGACGACCCTAATCAGATGTGGAAAGTGCACCTTTAATAGCCTATGCGCTTCACTCGGTAGTTAAACAAGGAGATGGTAGGTTACTAATCAATTAATTTAAGGTAAAATAAAGTATATTCAAAACACTCGGCAAGGATGTGTGGGAATGTTGAAATACACATTATCTCCAATGGGCGATCAAGCAGTGATGATTGAAGTCGATACTGTAATTAGTCGTTCGTCACAGCAAAAGGTAAAGTCAATTATTGCTCGATTGAATGAAGCTTCTCCTCCATGGATGATCGAAACAATTCCTGCTTTTACGACAGTAACGGTTATTTATGACCTTCGGGAATTCAATGGAAAAGGTTCGCCGTTTGAACAGGTTTGTCGGTGGATTCAAGAACTCCTCCAAGACGCACTAAAAACGGATGATC contains:
- a CDS encoding NUDIX domain-containing protein, producing MHPRNRGSAVIIQEDNVALIQRNRDGKEYYVFPGGGIEDGESPEEATVREAFEELGVEIEIKSTIGTVIFNGTQYFFLATIVGGTFGTGKGEEYEVHSNRGTYKPMWIPIDKLEILDVRPMEIVKKLIN
- a CDS encoding NUDIX domain-containing protein, giving the protein MKGIYVDWGGHKLMLTWMRDLMPERELITSVHAFCFHEGQLLMVNLNDRGWDFPGGHIEAGETVESCVRREVMEEAYVTGDCTLLGAIEVNHEENPLWNLSSPYPKVGYQVFYRMDIKEFMPFDAGYESSERILIPPTEVGDYYKGWHETYEVIMDASLSVGEKLEKFTGGR
- a CDS encoding VOC family protein gives rise to the protein MKVKGFGGVFWRTEDVAALGKWYKDTLGLSMEEWNGTIFKPDVDNETIFSLFKEDNDYFPKNQSVMLNFQVENIEAWLEHFEKIGIPLLKQPEKSEFGTFVWIADPDGRWIELWEK
- a CDS encoding DinB family protein, yielding MNNYYVRNTLNQIHIAVKSTIEIMDKLDSTDLDMKPTDNKFSIRQLLAHISLICKADQLISDEATADEMRTFYTSNSLQSIADMKEALLSNFALLENRYLEYTEDELVQKMTSYWGVSYTRFEWLLEISSHIYHHRGQLLAMLVHCVGKDPEVALFE
- the dacB gene encoding D-alanyl-D-alanine carboxypeptidase/D-alanyl-D-alanine-endopeptidase, with product MKQIPVLKKSFLALSIALLAIFPVTPQTPIQPIAASNEIIYVASIEKPKMNEDKSTKNEDLGQKIEAILQDPKLEGAIAGVSIRKAVGGEVLYSHFGDIRLRPASNMKLLTGGTAMDILGPGYQFTTEVLTDGQVKGAVLNGNLYLRGKGDPTLMKKDLDQFARDLKAKGINNINGSLIADDSWYDDVRYSQDLNWSDEHNYVGAQVSALTLSPNEDYDAGTVIVDVHPNEKNGSPPKVTLIPNNSHVEIVNKAKTVSKGQSKSITIEREHGTNRIFIEGNIPLGGTVSRSWVAVWEPTMYVLDVFKQSLEAEGIQFIDGVKPGFTPSNATILTSRKSMPLEELFIPFMKLSNNGHGETLVKEMGKVQRGEGSWDAGLAVMKEKLKEFGVNTDTIMLRDGSGMSHKNLISADELTTLLGNIQSKSWFSAFEASLPIAGNPERMVGGTLRNRMGGGLTAGNVKAKTGTITGVSTLSGFVTAKDGTELIFSILINNYISGPVSPIEDAIVSVLAEYEF